A genomic stretch from Kribbella amoyensis includes:
- a CDS encoding DUF1707 SHOCT-like domain-containing protein produces the protein MSERDGRSKPSAQLANLAGMAAAAGQEARVAAAQRRLAPVRLTDEERRLCIDELSEQFAIGRLDEDELHRRVDLANEAVTHRDLQPAFAGLPAPSLYRPVENRRPGRWRWAAFAGAVWLALPFFLTGLAFLVFGREVAAAIFGVPAVVWVIFAYRWASRPKREGRGT, from the coding sequence ATGAGTGAGCGGGACGGCAGGTCCAAGCCGAGCGCGCAGTTGGCGAACCTGGCAGGCATGGCGGCCGCGGCCGGCCAGGAAGCCAGGGTGGCGGCGGCGCAACGACGGCTGGCCCCGGTCCGGCTGACCGACGAGGAGCGGCGCCTCTGCATCGACGAGCTGTCCGAACAGTTCGCGATCGGGCGCCTCGATGAGGACGAACTCCATCGCCGCGTCGACCTGGCGAACGAAGCCGTGACCCATCGCGATCTACAGCCCGCCTTCGCCGGACTGCCCGCGCCGTCGCTGTACCGGCCCGTGGAGAACCGGCGACCTGGGCGGTGGAGGTGGGCCGCGTTCGCGGGCGCGGTGTGGTTGGCGTTGCCGTTCTTCCTGACCGGGTTGGCGTTCCTGGTGTTCGGGCGCGAGGTGGCGGCCGCGATCTTCGGGGTGCCGGCGGTGGTGTGGGTGATCTTCGCGTACCGGTGGGCGTCGCGGCCGAAGCGGGAGGGGCGGGGGACTTAG
- a CDS encoding tyrosine-protein phosphatase, producing the protein MTREQEWEGAINARDLGGLPAGSGRIQPGRLFRSARPDGLTDVGAQQLAAAGVSTIVDLRNDDERLEVRVFDTLDVHHHPIEDQGDQVFMAAWGDRLDSPAYYSEALRRWPAQITGVFARLADAPDGGILVHCKAGRDRTGLIVAMLLALVETPVADILDDYELAARTINAYYAENPEAGASPLSEAALESQCANACLELLAFLNSTDIAGYLTATGLTFEQLDRLRSRLLSARPL; encoded by the coding sequence ATGACCCGCGAGCAGGAGTGGGAGGGCGCGATCAACGCGCGCGACCTCGGCGGCCTGCCCGCGGGCTCCGGGCGGATCCAGCCGGGCCGGCTGTTCCGGTCGGCCCGGCCGGACGGACTCACCGACGTCGGCGCGCAGCAGCTCGCGGCCGCCGGCGTCAGCACGATCGTCGACCTCCGCAACGACGACGAACGCCTGGAGGTGCGCGTCTTCGACACGCTCGACGTGCACCATCACCCGATCGAGGACCAGGGCGACCAGGTCTTCATGGCCGCCTGGGGCGACCGGCTCGACAGCCCGGCGTACTACAGCGAGGCACTCCGTCGCTGGCCGGCCCAGATCACCGGCGTCTTCGCCCGCCTCGCCGACGCTCCCGACGGCGGCATCCTGGTCCACTGCAAGGCGGGCCGCGATCGCACCGGCCTGATCGTCGCCATGCTGCTGGCCCTGGTCGAGACCCCGGTCGCCGACATCCTCGACGACTACGAACTCGCCGCCCGCACGATCAACGCGTACTACGCCGAGAACCCCGAGGCCGGCGCGAGCCCGCTCTCCGAGGCGGCCCTCGAATCCCAGTGCGCGAACGCCTGCCTGGAGCTCCTGGCCTTCCTCAACTCGACCGACATCGCCGGCTACCTGACCGCCACCGGTCTCACCTTCGAGCAGTTGGACCGGCTCCGGAGCAGGCTGCTGTCAGCTCGGCCGTTGTGA
- a CDS encoding TetR/AcrR family transcriptional regulator, which yields MTSKDGKTRDPQRSLKLLWSGQRQGQRGPRAQLSVERIAQAAIRIADTDGLEALSMQRIAADLGYSTMSLYNHIPSKELLLEVAADIGAGVPPDLDGTEELRPAVRAWVAALWNGLRQRPWMLRVPLDNASMGPHQLAWLERLLRPLLAAGLPGGEARVAALHLTAVVRGTAQISLNMTGAEDTADGIPRNAADAAQTVAEFIDPEDYPAVTAVYAAEDPHPDRERPDQDALPFELSFGVDRFLDGIESWVAASQRPS from the coding sequence ATGACGAGCAAAGACGGGAAGACCCGGGACCCCCAGCGCAGCCTGAAGCTGCTGTGGTCGGGGCAGCGGCAGGGACAGCGCGGCCCCCGGGCTCAGCTCAGCGTGGAGCGGATCGCCCAGGCGGCGATCCGGATCGCGGACACCGACGGGCTCGAAGCGCTGTCGATGCAACGGATCGCGGCCGACCTCGGCTACTCGACGATGTCGCTCTACAACCACATTCCGAGCAAGGAACTGTTACTGGAGGTGGCCGCGGACATCGGGGCGGGAGTGCCGCCCGACCTCGACGGCACCGAGGAGCTCCGGCCGGCGGTCCGGGCCTGGGTCGCCGCACTGTGGAACGGGCTTCGGCAGCGGCCGTGGATGCTGCGGGTCCCGCTCGACAACGCTTCGATGGGACCGCACCAGCTCGCCTGGCTCGAGCGCCTGCTCCGCCCGCTGCTCGCCGCCGGTCTGCCCGGCGGCGAGGCGCGAGTGGCGGCGCTGCACCTGACCGCGGTGGTGCGCGGGACGGCGCAGATCAGCCTGAACATGACCGGCGCCGAGGACACGGCCGACGGGATCCCTCGCAACGCCGCGGACGCGGCACAGACCGTTGCCGAGTTCATCGATCCCGAGGACTACCCGGCGGTGACCGCGGTGTACGCCGCCGAAGATCCGCATCCCGACCGCGAGCGGCCCGACCAGGACGCCCTGCCGTTCGAGCTCAGCTTCGGCGTCGACCGGTTCCTGGACGGCATCGAGTCCTGGGTCGCGGCGTCACAACGGCCGAGCTGA
- a CDS encoding DUF2306 domain-containing protein, translating to MTSTLDAPPPPTRSRPQRVWWRRPWIAPLMLAAAAFLAFSVPPYLTFDPANSRLEPPPGNDLYYPLLVAHVLFGTVAMTTACFQVWPAFRAKYRRGHRITGRIYVFAGVLPAGVLGLYIGWYTAAGPSVRVANLAGSALWLIVTVAGLRMARQRRYDEHRRWMSRSFALAMSIAFSRVINIASMIALTPRVDSTFGGNEELMRQTATSIGVWLSPLLLLMFADYLLDRRKYGARRPAGRQAPAAAR from the coding sequence ATGACCTCGACTCTCGACGCACCGCCCCCGCCGACCAGGTCCCGCCCACAGCGGGTCTGGTGGCGCCGCCCCTGGATCGCCCCGCTGATGCTGGCGGCCGCGGCGTTCCTGGCGTTCTCGGTGCCGCCGTACCTGACCTTCGACCCGGCGAACTCGCGGCTGGAGCCGCCGCCGGGCAACGACCTGTACTACCCGCTGCTGGTCGCGCACGTCCTGTTCGGCACCGTCGCGATGACGACGGCCTGCTTCCAGGTCTGGCCCGCGTTCCGCGCGAAGTACCGGCGCGGGCATCGGATCACCGGCCGGATCTACGTCTTCGCCGGCGTCCTCCCGGCCGGCGTGCTCGGGCTCTACATCGGCTGGTACACCGCGGCCGGCCCGTCCGTCCGGGTGGCGAACCTGGCCGGCTCGGCGCTGTGGCTGATCGTCACGGTCGCCGGCCTGCGGATGGCCCGCCAACGCCGGTACGACGAGCACCGCCGGTGGATGTCGCGCAGCTTCGCGCTGGCGATGTCGATCGCGTTCAGCCGGGTCATCAACATCGCCAGCATGATCGCGCTCACCCCGAGGGTGGACAGCACCTTCGGCGGCAACGAGGAACTGATGCGGCAGACCGCGACGAGTATCGGCGTCTGGCTCAGTCCACTGCTCCTGCTGATGTTCGCGGACTACCTGCTGGACCGCCGCAAGTACGGCGCCCGCCGTCCCGCGGGTCGTCAGGCGCCCGCGGCCGCCCGGTGA
- a CDS encoding beta-L-arabinofuranosidase domain-containing protein yields the protein MPAIPDAHANDAAHAASDPAGPPATRGGHYVPQRAPLRPVPFQKLPPGAIEPRGWLAQQLDLQVRGLCGRYDEISDFLGYETNGWVDPARGAWEELPYWLRGFGDLGYVTGDPGVLTRAERWINGILGTQADDGWFGPERLRTSLENGPDFWPGMPLLAAFRSWFEYSGDERVIPFMTKYLRFQNTQPPEVFNRSWGAFRWGDNIDSAYWLYNRTGDAWLLDLVGKMHAGSADYTTGIPNWHNVNLAQGFREPLQYWLLADDPKYRDATYRNYATVLGMYGQFPGGGFAGDENSRPGFGDPRQGFETCGIAELMHSCELLTRFTGDPVWTDRCEELAFNSLPASYDPLQQVMHYITCANSVQLDDRPKHGQFQNPFAMLAYKYGVHQYRCCPHNYGMAWPYYAQELWLATSDHGLAASMYAASKVTARVGDGTGEVVSVVQDTEYPFGESIKFTVQATRDTRFPFYLRVPGWAHSFTVEVNAERVHAKADGGWVKLDRTWRPGDRVELVLPMRTTTRTWKDNQHSVSVDRGPLTYSLEIAERYERIGGTEEWPELAVHPESAWNYGLVPGAKFDLVRRDVAADADPFTHQGVPLALTTKARRIPQWETDSEDVVGLLQPGPARSAEPVETVTLIPMGAARLRITAFPQVAEDGHDWIYRTRITASHVYEGDSLEAADDGRLPKSSADQSIPRFTWWDRRGTTEWIEYDLREARELSEVAAYWFDDTGTGQCRVPESRRVLWLDGETWRAVENTTPYEVAVDRVNTTRFTPIRAQHVRVEAVLRPTYSGGLLHLAFG from the coding sequence ATGCCCGCAATTCCGGATGCGCACGCGAACGACGCGGCCCACGCCGCTTCCGACCCGGCCGGACCGCCGGCTACCCGAGGCGGGCACTACGTCCCGCAACGTGCGCCGCTTCGGCCGGTACCGTTCCAGAAGCTGCCACCGGGTGCGATCGAGCCGCGCGGCTGGTTGGCACAACAACTCGACTTACAGGTGCGCGGTTTGTGCGGCCGGTACGACGAGATCTCCGACTTCCTCGGCTACGAGACGAACGGCTGGGTTGATCCGGCCCGGGGCGCCTGGGAGGAACTTCCGTACTGGCTGCGTGGCTTCGGTGATCTCGGCTACGTCACCGGGGACCCGGGCGTCCTGACCCGGGCCGAACGCTGGATCAACGGCATCCTCGGTACTCAGGCCGACGACGGCTGGTTCGGACCCGAACGGCTGCGCACCTCGTTGGAGAACGGGCCCGACTTCTGGCCGGGGATGCCGTTGCTGGCCGCGTTCCGGTCGTGGTTCGAGTACTCGGGCGACGAGCGGGTGATCCCGTTCATGACCAAGTACCTGCGGTTCCAGAACACCCAGCCGCCGGAGGTGTTCAACCGGTCGTGGGGTGCGTTCCGCTGGGGCGACAACATCGACAGCGCGTACTGGCTCTACAACCGCACCGGTGACGCGTGGCTGCTCGACCTCGTCGGCAAGATGCACGCCGGCTCGGCCGACTACACCACCGGGATCCCGAACTGGCACAACGTCAACCTGGCCCAAGGATTCCGCGAACCCCTGCAGTACTGGCTGTTGGCCGACGACCCGAAGTACCGGGATGCGACGTACCGGAACTACGCGACCGTCCTGGGGATGTACGGGCAGTTCCCCGGTGGTGGGTTCGCGGGAGACGAGAACTCGCGGCCCGGGTTCGGCGATCCGCGGCAGGGGTTCGAGACCTGTGGGATCGCCGAGCTCATGCACAGCTGCGAGCTGCTCACCCGGTTCACCGGCGACCCGGTGTGGACGGATCGGTGCGAGGAGCTCGCCTTCAACTCGTTGCCGGCCTCCTACGATCCGCTCCAGCAGGTCATGCACTACATCACCTGCGCCAACAGCGTGCAGCTCGACGATCGCCCGAAGCACGGCCAGTTCCAGAACCCGTTTGCGATGCTCGCCTACAAGTACGGCGTCCACCAGTACCGCTGCTGCCCGCACAACTACGGCATGGCCTGGCCGTACTACGCGCAGGAGCTGTGGCTGGCGACGTCCGACCACGGCCTGGCCGCGTCGATGTACGCCGCGAGCAAGGTCACCGCGCGCGTCGGGGACGGTACCGGCGAGGTGGTCAGCGTCGTGCAGGACACGGAGTACCCGTTCGGTGAGTCGATCAAGTTCACCGTCCAGGCAACCCGGGACACGCGATTCCCCTTCTACCTGAGGGTTCCTGGCTGGGCGCACAGCTTCACGGTCGAGGTGAACGCCGAACGGGTCCACGCCAAGGCCGACGGTGGGTGGGTCAAGCTCGACCGGACCTGGCGACCAGGTGATCGGGTCGAACTGGTGCTGCCGATGCGGACCACGACGCGGACCTGGAAGGACAACCAGCACTCCGTCTCGGTCGATCGTGGCCCGCTCACGTACTCGCTGGAGATCGCCGAACGGTACGAGCGGATCGGCGGCACCGAGGAGTGGCCCGAACTCGCGGTCCACCCCGAGTCCGCGTGGAACTACGGCCTAGTCCCCGGTGCGAAGTTCGACCTCGTACGCCGGGACGTCGCGGCCGACGCGGACCCGTTCACGCACCAAGGGGTACCGCTGGCCCTGACCACGAAGGCTCGGCGGATTCCGCAGTGGGAGACCGATTCCGAGGACGTGGTCGGCCTGCTCCAACCGGGTCCCGCACGGTCGGCCGAGCCGGTCGAGACCGTCACCCTGATCCCGATGGGCGCGGCGCGCTTACGGATCACCGCGTTCCCGCAGGTCGCCGAAGACGGCCACGACTGGATCTACCGGACCAGGATCACCGCATCGCACGTCTACGAGGGCGACTCGCTCGAGGCGGCCGACGACGGGCGGTTGCCGAAGTCGTCCGCGGACCAGTCGATTCCGCGCTTCACCTGGTGGGACCGGCGCGGGACGACCGAGTGGATCGAGTACGACCTGCGCGAGGCGCGGGAGTTGTCCGAGGTCGCGGCGTACTGGTTCGACGACACGGGGACCGGGCAGTGCCGCGTACCGGAGTCGCGGCGGGTGCTGTGGCTCGACGGTGAGACCTGGCGTGCGGTGGAGAACACCACGCCGTACGAGGTGGCGGTGGATCGCGTGAACACGACGAGGTTCACGCCGATCCGGGCGCAGCACGTGCGAGTGGAAGCGGTCCTGCGGCCGACGTACTCGGGTGGGCTGCTGCACCTGGCGTTCGGCTGA
- a CDS encoding NAD(P)/FAD-dependent oxidoreductase: MLRNVVVVGASAAGLSTAEALRAKGYDGKLTLVGEERRLPYDRPPLSKQVLAGVWEPEKVALRDEPAIGKLDADLRLGRRALGLDVSRRELRLDGDRLAYDGLVIATGVSPRRLPGDELAGVYTVRTLDDALALRTALLGGTRVVVIGAGFLGSEVAATARGLNLDVTLVGPQPAPLYRQFGAGIAALVGELHRDHGVRLRMTTGVTRFVADESRVVGVELTDGTVLDADVVVVAIGASPATGWLADSGLTVRDGVECDAQCRAAPGIYAAGDVASWYHPLFDQRMRVEHRLNATEQGMAVAANLLGADRPFAPIPYFWSDQYDVRLQAYGIFPQGAPMTLVHGEIAAGRFVVAAVEDGVVVGVLGWNCPPRDLRELRRLVADRRALPEGARS; this comes from the coding sequence GTGCTGCGCAACGTTGTCGTCGTGGGTGCCTCGGCCGCGGGACTGTCGACCGCGGAAGCCCTGCGCGCCAAGGGGTACGACGGGAAGCTGACCCTGGTCGGGGAAGAGCGGCGGCTGCCGTACGACCGGCCGCCCCTGTCGAAGCAGGTCCTCGCCGGGGTGTGGGAACCGGAGAAGGTGGCGCTGCGCGACGAGCCGGCGATCGGCAAGCTGGACGCCGACCTCCGCCTCGGCCGGCGCGCTCTCGGGCTGGACGTATCCCGGCGCGAACTCCGGCTCGACGGCGACCGCCTCGCGTACGACGGCCTGGTGATCGCCACCGGGGTCAGTCCGCGTCGTCTGCCGGGCGACGAGCTGGCCGGCGTGTACACGGTGCGGACCCTGGACGATGCCCTTGCCCTGCGTACGGCGCTGCTTGGCGGTACGAGGGTGGTCGTCATCGGAGCCGGATTCCTCGGGTCCGAGGTCGCGGCGACCGCTCGTGGTCTCAACCTCGACGTCACCCTGGTCGGCCCGCAGCCGGCGCCGCTGTACCGGCAGTTCGGGGCGGGCATCGCGGCCCTGGTCGGCGAGCTCCATCGGGATCACGGTGTCCGGCTGCGGATGACCACGGGAGTGACGCGGTTCGTGGCCGACGAAAGCAGGGTGGTCGGCGTCGAGCTGACCGACGGCACGGTGCTCGATGCGGACGTGGTCGTGGTGGCTATCGGTGCGAGCCCGGCCACTGGATGGCTCGCGGATTCGGGTCTCACGGTTCGTGATGGCGTGGAGTGCGATGCGCAGTGCCGTGCGGCTCCCGGGATCTATGCGGCGGGTGACGTGGCGTCCTGGTACCACCCGTTGTTCGACCAGCGGATGCGCGTGGAACACCGGCTCAACGCGACCGAGCAGGGGATGGCGGTCGCCGCGAACCTGCTCGGTGCGGACCGGCCGTTCGCGCCGATCCCGTACTTCTGGAGTGACCAGTACGACGTGCGTCTGCAGGCGTACGGGATCTTCCCGCAGGGGGCGCCGATGACCTTGGTGCACGGGGAGATCGCGGCCGGCCGGTTCGTGGTCGCCGCGGTCGAGGACGGCGTCGTGGTCGGCGTCCTCGGCTGGAACTGCCCACCGCGCGATCTCCGCGAACTCCGCCGACTGGTCGCCGATCGCCGAGCCCTCCCCGAAGGAGCCAGATCATGA
- a CDS encoding VOC family protein encodes MRTSTLLWFDNQAEQAAEYYTKLFPASRILHRQRAANGQVSTVTFEVAGQRLVAYNGSVPLTFTPAIALYVECDSQHDIDTAWSGLTDGGTEGPGGSLTDRFGVTWHVVPRTLGELLADAAPDCAEQILTDLHAMTKISVQGLIDAGARAAVHRALS; translated from the coding sequence ATGAGGACGAGCACGCTCCTGTGGTTCGATAACCAGGCGGAGCAGGCGGCCGAGTACTACACGAAGCTGTTCCCGGCTTCGCGGATCCTGCACCGGCAACGTGCGGCGAACGGCCAGGTCAGCACGGTCACGTTCGAGGTCGCCGGGCAACGCCTGGTCGCCTACAACGGGAGTGTCCCGCTGACCTTCACCCCGGCGATCGCGCTGTACGTCGAGTGCGACAGCCAGCACGACATCGACACCGCCTGGTCCGGGCTGACCGACGGTGGGACGGAAGGCCCGGGCGGTTCGTTGACCGATCGCTTCGGCGTGACGTGGCATGTCGTCCCGAGAACGCTGGGCGAACTCCTGGCCGACGCCGCACCGGACTGCGCCGAACAGATCCTGACCGACCTGCACGCGATGACGAAGATCAGCGTCCAAGGGCTGATCGACGCCGGCGCCCGGGCCGCGGTCCACCGCGCGCTGAGCTAG
- the purL gene encoding phosphoribosylformylglycinamidine synthase subunit PurL: MSTDTVTNASSTPEVEQPWAELGLKPDEYQRIRDILDRRPTSCELAMYSVMWSEHCSYKSSKVHLKRFGEIPQETPAGKMLAGIGENAGVIDIGEGYAVTFKVESHNHPSYVEPYQGAATGVGGIVRDILAMGARPVAVMDPLRFGPLDAPDTKRVLPGIVSGVGGYGNSLGLPNVGGEVVFDPTYLGNPLVNALCVGVMRHEDLHLANATGVGNQIILYGAKTGGDGIGGVSVLASETFAEGGPTKRPAVQVGDPFMEKLLIECTLELFQARLVEGIQDLGGAGLSCATSELASAGDGGMYVELDKVPLRDASLAPEEILMSESQERMMAVVTPANVEAFLKICAKWDVQADVIGEVTDTGRLEIDWHGERVVDVPPRTVAHEGPVYERPYERPSWQDDLQADGAEKLPRASTGAELRDTLLRLVASPNLCDKSWVTDQYDRYVLGNSVLAQPEDSGMIRVDETSGLGVAVSTDCNGRFAKLDPYTGAKLALAESYRNVATTGARPAAVTDCLNFGSPEDPAVMWQFAEAIRGLVDGCKELGIPVTGGNVSFYNQTGETPILPTPVVGVLGVIDDVTRRTPIGFTAEMEGHQLYLLGDTDEELSGSEWAHVVHGHLGGRPPAVDLAKEAQLADILINASRDGLIDAAHDVSDGGVAQVLVESALRGGVGARVWAPDGLDTFLFLFAESAGRAVVAVPRTEEVRFTDMCTARRFPHTKIGVVTGESLDVQDQFEIPLTELREAWTATLPAVLG, from the coding sequence GTGTCGACGGACACCGTGACCAATGCGAGCAGTACCCCGGAGGTCGAGCAGCCGTGGGCCGAGCTCGGGCTGAAGCCGGACGAGTACCAGCGGATCCGCGACATCCTGGACCGGCGGCCGACCAGCTGCGAGCTGGCGATGTACTCGGTGATGTGGAGCGAGCACTGCTCGTACAAGTCGTCCAAGGTGCACCTGAAGCGCTTCGGCGAGATTCCGCAGGAGACGCCGGCCGGCAAGATGCTGGCCGGGATCGGCGAGAACGCCGGCGTGATCGACATCGGTGAGGGCTACGCCGTCACGTTCAAGGTCGAGTCGCACAACCACCCGTCGTACGTCGAGCCGTACCAGGGCGCCGCGACCGGGGTCGGCGGCATCGTCCGCGACATCCTGGCGATGGGCGCCCGGCCGGTCGCGGTGATGGACCCGCTGCGGTTCGGCCCGCTGGACGCCCCCGACACCAAGCGGGTGCTGCCCGGGATCGTGTCCGGCGTCGGCGGGTACGGCAACAGCCTCGGCCTGCCCAACGTCGGCGGCGAGGTCGTCTTCGACCCGACGTACCTGGGCAACCCGCTGGTCAACGCGCTCTGTGTCGGGGTGATGCGGCACGAGGACCTGCACCTGGCGAACGCGACCGGCGTCGGCAACCAGATCATCCTGTACGGCGCGAAGACCGGCGGCGACGGCATCGGCGGCGTCTCGGTGCTGGCCAGCGAGACCTTCGCCGAGGGCGGCCCGACCAAGCGGCCCGCGGTCCAGGTCGGCGACCCGTTCATGGAGAAGCTGCTGATCGAGTGCACGCTGGAGCTGTTCCAGGCGCGGCTGGTCGAGGGCATCCAGGACCTCGGTGGCGCGGGCCTGTCCTGCGCGACCTCCGAGCTGGCCAGCGCCGGCGACGGCGGGATGTACGTCGAGCTCGACAAGGTGCCGCTCCGGGACGCCTCGCTGGCGCCGGAGGAGATCCTGATGAGCGAGTCGCAGGAGCGGATGATGGCGGTGGTCACGCCGGCCAACGTCGAGGCGTTCCTGAAGATCTGCGCCAAGTGGGACGTGCAGGCCGACGTGATCGGCGAGGTCACCGACACCGGCCGGCTGGAGATCGACTGGCACGGCGAGCGGGTGGTCGACGTCCCGCCGCGCACGGTCGCGCACGAGGGCCCGGTGTACGAGCGGCCGTACGAGCGCCCGTCCTGGCAGGACGACCTGCAGGCCGACGGCGCCGAGAAGTTGCCCCGGGCAAGCACCGGTGCGGAGCTGCGGGACACCCTGCTGCGGCTGGTCGCCTCGCCGAACCTGTGCGACAAGTCCTGGGTCACCGACCAGTACGACCGGTACGTGCTCGGCAACTCGGTGCTCGCGCAGCCCGAGGACAGCGGGATGATCCGGGTCGACGAGACCAGCGGCCTCGGCGTCGCGGTGTCCACCGACTGCAACGGCCGGTTCGCCAAGCTGGACCCGTACACCGGGGCCAAGCTGGCGCTGGCCGAGTCGTACCGCAACGTCGCGACCACCGGCGCCCGCCCGGCCGCGGTGACCGACTGCCTGAACTTCGGCTCGCCCGAGGACCCGGCCGTGATGTGGCAGTTCGCGGAGGCGATCCGCGGCCTGGTCGACGGCTGCAAGGAGCTCGGGATCCCGGTCACCGGCGGCAACGTGTCGTTCTACAACCAGACCGGCGAGACCCCGATCCTGCCGACCCCGGTGGTCGGTGTGCTCGGCGTGATCGACGACGTGACCCGGCGGACCCCGATCGGGTTCACGGCCGAGATGGAGGGTCACCAGCTGTACCTGCTCGGCGACACCGACGAGGAGCTGTCCGGCTCCGAGTGGGCGCACGTCGTGCACGGTCACCTCGGCGGCCGGCCGCCCGCGGTCGACCTGGCCAAGGAGGCCCAGCTGGCCGACATCCTGATCAACGCCAGCCGGGACGGCCTGATCGACGCGGCGCACGACGTCAGCGACGGCGGCGTGGCCCAGGTGCTGGTGGAGTCGGCGCTGAGGGGCGGGGTCGGGGCCCGGGTCTGGGCGCCGGACGGGCTCGACACGTTCCTCTTCCTGTTCGCGGAGTCGGCCGGTCGTGCGGTCGTCGCGGTGCCGCGGACCGAGGAGGTCCGGTTCACCGACATGTGCACGGCGCGCCGCTTCCCGCACACCAAGATCGGCGTTGTCACCGGCGAGTCCCTCGACGTCCAGGACCAGTTCGAGATCCCGCTGACGGAGCTGCGCGAGGCCTGGACGGCCACGCTGCCGGCCGTCCTGGGCTGA
- a CDS encoding ferredoxin — MKVFVDQDRCVASGQCVFAAEGVFDQRDDDGIAVVLDGNPPDDRLDDVREAEAGCPASAILVEG, encoded by the coding sequence ATGAAGGTATTCGTGGACCAGGACCGCTGTGTCGCCTCCGGGCAGTGTGTGTTCGCCGCGGAGGGCGTGTTCGACCAGCGCGACGACGACGGCATCGCTGTCGTGCTCGACGGCAACCCGCCCGACGACCGGCTGGACGACGTACGAGAAGCCGAAGCGGGTTGCCCGGCGTCGGCGATCCTGGTCGAGGGCTGA